One Deinococcus grandis DNA window includes the following coding sequences:
- the recQ gene encoding DNA helicase RecQ — MSAPAPHPATPDAATLAPALDLLKRIWGYDAFRGVQAQIVSTVAGGGNAMVLMPTGGGKSLCYQVPSLLRPGVGIIVSPLIALMKDQVDTLRGLGVRAAYLNSTLSLDGVREVEAALLSGELDLLYAAPERLLLPRTLDLLERAPVALFAVDEAHCVSQWGHDFRPEYQGLSVLPERFPDVPRMALTATADDRTRADILRVLDLGAAPQFISSFDRPNIGYRVGQKDSPKTQLLDFIRAEHAGDAGIVYCLSRKSVEETAKWLQAQGVDAVAYHAGLPPRERTHAQDRFLNEEGLVVVATVAFGMGIDKPNVRFVAHLDLPKSMEGYYQETGRAGRDGLPSTAWMVYGLSDVVNVRRMLASSDAPEDVKRVEAGKLDALLTYCETAACRREVLLAYFGEGYQGPCGNCDTCLNPPRVRDMTREAQMALSAAIRTGNRFGAAHLTDVLLGRATEKVVSMNHHTLPTFGVGAAHDEKTWRGVLRQLVSLGFLAAGEHHGLSATGKARTLLKGEATLTLREDTLMPRARRAEKHPRAGRAPVADADQPLFEALRAWRLDRARSLGVPPYVVFTDATLKGVTDLKPTSHASLGTVSGVGQRKLADFGDEVVQIVRDHLGGHPDPAPRPATPQERGARENAAVLGALRARPQPTPVAAPLLGQPTPHATQPDATQPDATQPDPMQAERVAAALREVRRTITQETGLSAFLIFPNAALDALAQRQPRTEADLHGIPGFGPKRIETYGERVLTTIRETLDT, encoded by the coding sequence ATGTCCGCGCCCGCTCCCCACCCTGCCACTCCTGACGCTGCCACCCTGGCCCCGGCCCTCGACCTGCTGAAACGCATCTGGGGGTACGACGCCTTCCGGGGCGTGCAGGCGCAGATCGTCTCCACCGTCGCGGGGGGCGGGAACGCCATGGTCCTCATGCCGACCGGCGGCGGCAAGAGCCTGTGCTACCAGGTGCCCAGCCTGCTGCGCCCCGGCGTGGGCATCATTGTGTCCCCCCTGATCGCGCTGATGAAGGACCAGGTGGACACCCTGCGCGGCCTGGGCGTGCGCGCCGCGTACCTGAACTCCACCCTGTCCCTGGACGGCGTGCGTGAAGTCGAGGCGGCCCTGCTGAGCGGCGAACTGGACCTGTTGTACGCCGCGCCGGAACGTCTGCTGCTGCCCCGCACCCTGGACCTGCTCGAACGCGCCCCTGTCGCCCTGTTTGCCGTGGACGAGGCACACTGCGTGTCCCAGTGGGGGCACGACTTCCGCCCCGAGTACCAGGGCCTGAGCGTCCTGCCCGAACGGTTCCCCGACGTGCCGCGTATGGCCCTGACCGCCACCGCCGACGACCGCACCCGCGCCGACATCCTGCGCGTGCTGGACCTGGGCGCCGCGCCGCAGTTCATCTCCTCGTTCGACCGGCCCAACATCGGGTACCGGGTGGGCCAGAAGGACAGCCCCAAGACCCAGCTGCTGGACTTCATCCGCGCCGAACACGCCGGGGACGCCGGGATCGTGTACTGCCTGTCGCGCAAATCCGTCGAGGAGACCGCGAAATGGCTCCAGGCGCAGGGCGTGGACGCCGTCGCGTACCACGCGGGCCTCCCCCCCCGCGAACGCACGCACGCGCAGGACCGCTTCCTGAACGAGGAAGGCCTGGTCGTCGTCGCCACCGTCGCGTTCGGCATGGGCATCGACAAACCCAACGTGCGCTTCGTGGCGCACCTGGACCTCCCCAAGAGCATGGAAGGCTACTACCAGGAGACCGGCCGCGCCGGACGCGACGGGCTGCCCAGCACCGCCTGGATGGTGTACGGCCTCAGCGACGTGGTGAACGTGCGCCGCATGCTCGCCTCCAGCGACGCGCCCGAGGACGTCAAGCGCGTGGAGGCCGGGAAACTCGACGCCCTGCTCACCTACTGCGAGACCGCTGCCTGCCGCCGCGAGGTGCTGCTGGCGTACTTCGGCGAAGGCTACCAGGGCCCCTGCGGGAACTGCGACACCTGCCTAAACCCGCCACGGGTGCGCGACATGACCCGCGAGGCGCAGATGGCCCTCTCGGCCGCGATCCGCACCGGGAACCGCTTCGGCGCCGCGCACCTGACCGACGTGCTGCTGGGCCGCGCCACCGAGAAGGTCGTCAGCATGAACCACCACACCCTCCCCACCTTCGGGGTGGGCGCAGCGCACGACGAGAAGACGTGGCGGGGCGTGCTGCGCCAGCTGGTCAGCCTGGGCTTCCTGGCCGCCGGGGAACACCACGGCCTGAGCGCCACCGGTAAGGCCCGCACCCTCCTGAAGGGCGAGGCGACCCTGACCCTGCGTGAGGACACCCTGATGCCCCGCGCGCGGAGAGCCGAGAAGCACCCCCGCGCGGGCCGCGCGCCGGTCGCGGACGCCGACCAGCCGCTGTTCGAGGCGCTGCGCGCGTGGCGCCTGGACCGCGCCCGCAGCCTGGGCGTCCCCCCGTACGTGGTCTTCACCGACGCCACCCTCAAGGGCGTCACCGACCTGAAACCCACCAGCCACGCCAGCCTGGGCACCGTCAGCGGCGTCGGCCAGCGCAAACTCGCGGACTTCGGGGACGAGGTCGTGCAGATCGTCCGCGACCACCTGGGCGGCCACCCCGACCCGGCCCCCCGCCCCGCCACGCCCCAGGAACGCGGCGCACGCGAGAACGCCGCCGTGCTGGGCGCCCTGCGCGCCCGCCCGCAGCCCACCCCGGTCGCCGCGCCCCTGCTGGGCCAGCCCACGCCACACGCGACTCAGCCCGACGCCACGCAGCCTGACGCCACTCAGCCTGACCCCATGCAGGCCGAACGGGTCGCCGCCGCCCTGCGCGAGGTCCGCCGCACCATCACCCAGGAGACCGGCCTGAGCGCCTTCCTGATCTTCCCGAACGCCGCCCTGGACGCCCTCGCGCAGCGCCAGCCCCGCACGGAAGCCGACCTGCACGGCATCCCCGGCTTCGGCCCCAAACGCATCGAAACGTACGGCGAACGCGTCCTGACCACCATCCGCGAGACGCTGGACACCTGA
- a CDS encoding YkoP family protein, producing the protein MRRRLLLLPAALLVAWGWRWAGLGALRRARSAQPGLGLIFEGGPDPQVTPALLAALGEAGVQATFALDGAAARRYPDLVRAVHAQGHDVAARLPRHPWTWGAARHATAALRSVLGQDPAGLSVGARPTLTGWLAGFLAGAPVIAGQGRAGPDGTLSGVRPGALLHLPGTDERLAAQLPARLADLRAREFEVLPLRDLRGLRPERARDLPATALQEVDVWYDRLGRIRRVGNRASSLFRAGTAPYPLADQPLREGGAVRRGERLIEFHLDSARLTELAERPVAGRRIVTASVRDLARALRDDPDLNTFGAVFSISIFSDVLGLYGFTVVDLPPAHERRLTWWSRVIRRAYGVSDPQKRHTPKLAVMSRAAFVERHARD; encoded by the coding sequence GTGAGACGCCGCCTCCTGCTGCTGCCTGCCGCGCTGCTGGTCGCGTGGGGGTGGCGCTGGGCGGGCCTGGGGGCGCTGCGCCGCGCGCGGTCCGCTCAGCCGGGGCTTGGCCTGATCTTCGAGGGTGGCCCGGACCCGCAGGTCACGCCGGCTCTGCTGGCAGCGCTGGGTGAGGCGGGCGTCCAGGCGACCTTCGCGCTGGACGGCGCGGCGGCCCGCCGGTACCCGGACCTCGTGCGGGCCGTGCACGCGCAGGGGCATGACGTGGCCGCCCGCCTGCCGCGCCACCCGTGGACGTGGGGAGCGGCGCGGCACGCGACAGCGGCCCTGCGGAGCGTGCTGGGCCAGGATCCCGCCGGGCTCAGCGTGGGTGCGCGGCCCACCCTGACGGGCTGGCTGGCGGGGTTCCTGGCGGGCGCGCCGGTCATCGCCGGGCAGGGCCGCGCGGGACCGGACGGGACCCTGTCCGGCGTCCGGCCCGGCGCGCTGCTGCACCTGCCGGGCACCGACGAACGGCTGGCCGCGCAGCTGCCGGCGCGGCTGGCGGACCTGCGCGCGCGGGAGTTCGAGGTGCTGCCGCTGCGCGACCTGCGCGGCCTGCGCCCGGAACGCGCCCGCGACCTGCCCGCCACCGCCCTGCAGGAGGTGGACGTCTGGTACGACCGGCTGGGCCGCATCCGCCGCGTCGGGAACCGCGCCAGCAGCCTGTTCCGGGCCGGTACGGCCCCGTACCCGCTGGCGGATCAACCGCTGCGCGAGGGGGGCGCCGTGCGGCGCGGCGAGCGGCTGATCGAGTTCCACCTCGACAGCGCCCGCCTGACCGAACTCGCCGAGCGGCCCGTCGCCGGGCGGCGCATCGTGACGGCGTCCGTGCGGGACCTCGCGCGGGCCCTGCGGGACGACCCGGACCTGAACACGTTCGGCGCGGTGTTCAGCATCAGCATCTTCTCGGACGTGCTGGGCCTGTACGGCTTCACGGTGGTGGACCTCCCGCCCGCCCACGAGCGGCGCCTGACGTGGTGGTCCCGCGTGATCCGCCGCGCGTACGGCGTGTCCGACCCGCAGAAACGCCACACGCCGAAACTGGCCGTGATGTCCCGCGCGGCGTTCGTCGAACGGCACGCGCGCGACTGA
- a CDS encoding carboxylesterase/lipase family protein, translating into MTRPLIRETEWGRVQGRALLVRGEVALGWLGVPYAAPASGTGRFRAPQPHPGWTGVRDATQFAPDVLQPLDPSVTLRPSVEGSLVLNVWAPATPGPHPVLVWFHGGAYRAGSGRLYDGREYAAQRGVVVVTVNSRLGPLGYADFAGLFGDDRFAVNAGYLDQRAALAWVSRNAAAFGGDPARVTVAGESAGAVTVNLLLRDPAARGLFAGAAAQSGGVNQLSTRENSVELAAAYARALGVTATTRDRLWTLPAAAFVRSLHTLERVRARQLNSRPTLDGAVLPGSVAELLGRPAAPVPLLAGANRDEYALFVKLPDRVFPRTDRALLTRVLTGAAGDARARAILAGYPDDPGGLVALGTDLFFHAPNDALLRAHPAPAFRYRFDWGTRFFDLGAAHGLELLFLWPRPLGLSSDVIRGGDHARRARLARAMQDSWAHFVHHGHPGPDWAAWTPEQPQVTHLTLDGLTRSVGGEARRLALWQDLLPLMP; encoded by the coding sequence GTGACCCGGCCGCTGATCCGCGAGACGGAATGGGGGCGGGTACAGGGCCGCGCGCTCCTCGTACGCGGCGAGGTGGCGCTGGGATGGCTGGGCGTGCCGTACGCGGCGCCCGCCTCCGGCACGGGCCGGTTCCGGGCGCCGCAGCCGCACCCGGGCTGGACGGGCGTGCGGGACGCCACGCAGTTCGCGCCGGACGTCCTGCAACCGCTGGACCCGTCCGTGACACTGCGCCCCTCGGTGGAGGGCAGTCTGGTGCTGAACGTCTGGGCTCCAGCCACGCCCGGCCCGCACCCGGTCCTCGTGTGGTTCCACGGGGGCGCGTACCGCGCGGGCAGCGGACGGCTGTACGACGGGCGGGAGTACGCCGCGCAGCGGGGCGTGGTGGTCGTGACCGTGAATTCACGGCTGGGCCCGCTGGGGTACGCGGATTTCGCGGGGCTGTTCGGGGATGACCGCTTCGCCGTGAACGCCGGGTACCTGGACCAGCGGGCGGCGCTGGCGTGGGTGTCCCGCAACGCCGCGGCGTTCGGGGGCGACCCGGCCCGCGTGACCGTCGCGGGCGAATCGGCGGGTGCCGTGACGGTGAACCTGCTGCTGCGCGACCCGGCGGCGCGCGGCCTGTTCGCGGGCGCGGCCGCGCAGAGCGGCGGGGTCAACCAGCTGTCCACCCGGGAGAACAGCGTGGAACTGGCCGCCGCGTACGCCCGGGCGCTGGGCGTCACGGCCACCACCCGCGACCGCCTGTGGACGCTGCCCGCAGCGGCGTTCGTGCGCAGCCTGCACACGCTGGAACGCGTGCGGGCCCGGCAGCTGAACTCCCGCCCCACGCTGGACGGCGCGGTCCTGCCCGGCAGTGTCGCGGAGCTGCTGGGCCGCCCGGCCGCGCCCGTGCCGCTGCTGGCGGGCGCGAACCGCGACGAGTACGCCCTGTTCGTGAAACTCCCGGACCGGGTGTTTCCCCGCACCGACCGCGCCCTCCTGACCCGCGTCCTGACCGGCGCGGCGGGCGACGCGCGCGCCCGGGCGATCCTGGCCGGGTACCCGGACGACCCGGGCGGGCTGGTGGCGCTGGGCACCGACCTGTTCTTCCACGCGCCGAACGACGCGCTGCTGCGCGCGCACCCGGCCCCCGCGTTCCGGTACCGCTTCGACTGGGGCACGCGGTTCTTCGACCTGGGCGCCGCGCACGGCCTGGAACTGCTGTTCCTGTGGCCCCGCCCGTTGGGCCTGTCGTCGGACGTCATCAGGGGCGGCGACCACGCGCGGCGCGCCCGGCTGGCGCGCGCCATGCAGGACAGCTGGGCGCACTTCGTGCACCACGGGCACCCCGGCCCGGACTGGGCGGCGTGGACGCCGGAACAGCCGCAGGTCACGCACCTCACCCTGGACGGCCTGACCCGCTCGGTGGGCGGTGAGGCCCGGCGGCTGGCGCTGTGGCAGGACCTGCTGCCGCTCATGCCGTGA